One Phaseolus vulgaris cultivar G19833 chromosome 4, P. vulgaris v2.0, whole genome shotgun sequence DNA window includes the following coding sequences:
- the LOC137836417 gene encoding uncharacterized protein, with protein MELGSNSDNSKSTFCLVDEDHTLANSIRFTLNQELVVSIFLCDFSVTLFFNFPRVTFCGYSIPHPSFSRVNIRVQTTGDSASEVLKDGCLELMLMCKHIRSSFDDALTEFKSSKTN; from the exons ATGGAGCTTGGGTCAAATTCTGATAATAGTAAATCAACATTTTGTCTGGTGGATGAGGATCATACACTTGCAAATTCTATCCGATTCACCCTAAATCAGGAGTTAGTAGTGTCAATATTCTTATGtgatttta GTGTgacattgttttttaattt TCCGAGGGTGACATTTTGTGGGTACAGCATTCCTCATCCCTCATTTAGTCGAGTTAATATCAGAGTCCAGACAACAG GGGATTCAGCAAGTGAGGTGTTGAAAGATGGATGCTTGGAACTGATGCTTATGTGCAAGCATATTAGGAGCTCTTTTGATGATGCTCTTACTGAATTTAAAAGCTCCAAAACCAACTGA